A DNA window from Theobroma cacao cultivar B97-61/B2 chromosome 5, Criollo_cocoa_genome_V2, whole genome shotgun sequence contains the following coding sequences:
- the LOC18598881 gene encoding heat stress transcription factor B-3 has protein sequence MESMASDSNKGLLDYVRKSTPPPFLMKTYMLVEDPITDDVISWNVDGTGFVVWQPAEFARDLLPTLFKHSNFSSFVRQLNTYGFRKVATSRWEFCNEMFRKGDRELLCNIRRRKAWANKQQTAATIQVSPQDSDEDQKSSSTSSSSGHNSLVDENKRLKKENGVLSLELTSMKRKCKDLLDLVAKYAQFEEEKEDESPKLFGVRLEVEGERERKRRRAEISESASILLSQSCK, from the exons ATGGAGTCTATGGCAAGTGATAGTAACAAGGGCTTGTTAGATTACGTTAGGAAATCAACCCCACCACCATTTTTGATGAAGACTTATATGCTCGTGGAGGATCCGATCACCGACGACGTTATATCGTGGAACGTCGACGGGACGGGGTTCGTGGTGTGGCAGCCGGCGGAGTTTGCTCGTGATCTCCTCCCAACACTTTTCAAGCACAGCAACTTCTCTAGCTTCGTCCGGCAGCTTAATACTTAT GGATTTCGGAAAGTGGCCACCAGCCGATGGGAATTTTGCAACGAAATGTTTCGGAAGGGGGATAGAGAGCTGCTTTGCAATATCCGTAGAAGAAAAGCATGGGCCAATAAGCAACAAACTGCTGCAACAATTCAAGTGTCACCACAAGATTCCGATGAAGATCAGAAATCTTCCTCAACTTCTTCGTCTTCAGGACACAACAGCCTAGTCGACGAAAACAAGCGACTCAAGAAGGAGAACGGCGTCTTAAGCTTGGAGCTGACGAgcatgaaaagaaaatgcaagGATCTTCTTGACTTGGTGGCTAAGTATGCACAGTttgaggaagaaaaggaagatgaGAGTCCAAAGCTGTTTGGGGTGAGGTTGGAAGTTGAAGGAGAGAGGGAAAGGAAACGAAGGAGAGCCGAGATCAGTGAAAGCGCAAGCATTTTACTGTCTCAATCTTGCAAATAA